The Oxalobacteraceae bacterium OTU3CINTB1 genome includes a window with the following:
- a CDS encoding 3-hydroxyacyl-CoA dehydrogenase/enoyl-CoA hydratase family protein produces the protein MTNFIVKKVAVLGAGVMGAQIAAHCVNAKVPVVLFDLPAKEGPKNGIVLKAIENLKKLSPAPLGNKDHAALIEVANYEDDLAKLAECDLIIEAIAERMDWKHDLYKKVAPHISANAIFASNTSGLSITKLSEGFDADLKSRYCGVHFFNPPRYMHLVEIIPTEATKPEIADQLEGFLTTTLGKGVVRAKDTPNFIANRVGVFGILAIVHEAEKFGLSVDVVDDLTGAKLGRAKSGTFRTADVVGLDTMGHVIKTMQDNLPNDPFAAVYKTPEVLAKLVEKGALGQKSGAGFYKKVGKDIQRLDFATGEYVAGGGKAADIIARILKEKDPVKKMKALRESTNPQGQFLWAIFRDAFHYIAVHLDTVADNARDIDFAMRWGFGWTTGPFETWQAAGWTQVAQWVKEDIDAGNALCNAPLPAWVFEGPVAEKGGVHTPEGSYSAVSKSFVPRSTLSVYDRQVFRAPVFGSGEIDGKKAGTTVHEDDDVRLWHTGDDVLIISLKTKMHVISPGVIAGYRKALAEAEKNFKGLVIWNSDAAEGGAFSAGADLQSALPAFMQGGAKAVDPIISELQNTFMAMKYSNVPVVAAVAGLALGGGCEMALHASKRVASIESYIGLVEVGVGLIPAGGGLKEAALRAFKEAKGNDILQFLKTGFTNAATANVSKSALEAQAMGYLKEDDVIVFNPYELLHVAKVEARAMFDKGYRPPLKTPIQVTGRYGWGTIKAQLVNMRDGGFISAHDFKLGDMIAEIVSGGDIDQGSFVSEQWILDMERKAFLELLNHPKTQERIMGMMQTGKPVRN, from the coding sequence ATGACCAATTTCATCGTTAAAAAAGTAGCCGTGCTGGGCGCCGGCGTGATGGGCGCGCAAATCGCCGCCCACTGCGTCAACGCCAAAGTACCCGTCGTCCTGTTCGACCTGCCGGCCAAGGAAGGCCCGAAGAACGGCATCGTTCTGAAAGCCATCGAGAACCTGAAGAAACTGTCGCCGGCGCCGCTGGGCAACAAGGACCACGCCGCGCTGATCGAAGTGGCCAACTACGAGGACGACCTGGCCAAGCTGGCCGAGTGCGACCTGATCATCGAAGCCATCGCCGAGCGCATGGACTGGAAGCACGACCTGTACAAGAAGGTCGCGCCGCACATCAGCGCCAATGCCATTTTCGCCTCGAACACCTCGGGCCTCTCGATCACCAAGTTGTCGGAAGGTTTCGACGCCGACCTGAAATCGCGCTACTGCGGCGTGCACTTCTTCAACCCGCCGCGCTACATGCATCTGGTCGAGATCATCCCGACCGAAGCGACCAAGCCGGAAATCGCCGACCAGCTCGAAGGCTTCCTGACCACCACGCTGGGCAAGGGCGTTGTGCGCGCGAAAGACACGCCTAATTTCATCGCCAACCGCGTTGGCGTGTTCGGCATCCTGGCGATCGTGCACGAAGCCGAGAAGTTCGGCCTGTCCGTCGACGTGGTCGACGACCTGACCGGCGCCAAGCTGGGCCGCGCCAAGTCGGGCACCTTCCGCACCGCCGACGTCGTCGGTCTGGACACGATGGGCCATGTGATCAAAACCATGCAGGACAACCTGCCGAACGATCCCTTCGCCGCCGTCTACAAGACGCCGGAAGTGCTGGCCAAGCTGGTCGAGAAGGGTGCGCTGGGCCAGAAGTCCGGCGCCGGTTTCTATAAAAAGGTCGGCAAGGACATCCAGCGTCTGGATTTCGCCACCGGTGAATACGTCGCCGGCGGCGGCAAGGCCGCCGACATCATCGCCCGCATCTTGAAGGAAAAAGATCCGGTCAAGAAAATGAAAGCGCTGCGCGAATCGACCAACCCACAGGGCCAGTTCCTGTGGGCGATCTTCCGCGACGCCTTCCACTACATCGCCGTGCACCTCGACACCGTGGCCGACAACGCGCGCGACATCGACTTCGCCATGCGCTGGGGCTTCGGCTGGACCACCGGTCCGTTCGAGACGTGGCAGGCGGCAGGCTGGACGCAAGTCGCCCAATGGGTCAAGGAAGACATCGACGCCGGCAACGCGCTGTGCAACGCACCGCTGCCGGCTTGGGTGTTCGAAGGCCCGGTCGCTGAAAAAGGCGGCGTCCACACGCCGGAAGGTTCGTACTCGGCCGTCTCGAAATCGTTCGTGCCGCGCTCGACTTTGTCGGTCTACGACCGCCAGGTGTTCCGCGCGCCGGTGTTCGGTAGCGGCGAGATCGACGGCAAGAAAGCCGGCACCACCGTGCATGAAGACGACGACGTGCGCCTGTGGCACACCGGCGACGACGTGCTGATCATCTCGCTCAAAACCAAGATGCACGTGATCAGCCCTGGCGTCATCGCCGGCTACCGCAAGGCGTTGGCCGAAGCGGAGAAGAACTTCAAGGGCCTGGTCATCTGGAATTCGGACGCGGCCGAAGGCGGCGCGTTCTCGGCCGGCGCCGACCTGCAATCGGCGTTGCCTGCGTTCATGCAGGGCGGCGCCAAAGCGGTCGACCCGATCATCAGCGAACTGCAAAACACCTTCATGGCGATGAAATACTCGAACGTGCCGGTGGTGGCCGCCGTGGCCGGGCTGGCGCTGGGCGGCGGTTGCGAAATGGCGCTGCACGCATCCAAGCGCGTGGCCTCGATCGAGTCGTACATCGGCCTGGTCGAAGTGGGCGTCGGCCTGATCCCGGCCGGCGGCGGCCTGAAGGAAGCGGCATTGCGCGCCTTCAAGGAAGCCAAGGGCAACGACATCCTGCAATTCCTGAAAACCGGCTTCACCAACGCGGCCACGGCCAACGTGTCGAAGTCTGCGCTGGAGGCGCAGGCGATGGGCTACCTGAAGGAAGACGACGTCATCGTCTTCAACCCGTACGAGCTGCTGCACGTGGCCAAGGTTGAAGCGCGCGCCATGTTCGACAAGGGTTATCGTCCGCCGTTGAAGACGCCGATCCAGGTCACCGGCCGCTACGGCTGGGGCACCATCAAGGCGCAACTGGTCAATATGCGCGACGGCGGCTTCATCTCCGCGCACGACTTCAAGCTGGGCGACATGATCGCCGAGATCGTCTCCGGCGGCGACATCGACCAGGGTTCGTTCGTCAGCGAGCAGTGGATCCTCGACATGGAGCGTAAAGCCTTCCTGGAACTGCTGAACCATCCGAAGACGCAAGAGCGGATCATGGGCATGATGCAAACCGGTAAGCCGGTCCGCAACTAA
- a CDS encoding acetyl-CoA C-acyltransferase, giving the protein MSKQIQDAYIVSATRTPIGKAPRGMFNKTRPDDLLVRVLQSALAQAPGLDPALITDAIIGCSFPEAEQGFNIARQAVLLAGLPKTVGGVTINRYCASGITALAMAADRIRVGEADAMIAGGVESMSMVPMMGHHPSMNLNMFTDENVGMAYGMGLTAEKVATQWKVSREAQDAFAVESHRRAIAAQQAGFFKDETTPVEIITRTPDLSTGEIKVKTRTVDTDEGARADSTMESLAKLKPVFAAKGSVTAANSSQMSDGAGALLVVSEKFLREHNLTPLAKFSSFAVKGVPPEIMGIGPKFAIPDACKAAGITQDQLDWIELNEAFAAQALAVIGDLGLDPAKVNPMGGAIALGHPLGATGAIRAATVVHALRRNNLKYGMVTMCVGAGMGAAGIIERV; this is encoded by the coding sequence ATGAGCAAACAAATTCAAGACGCATACATCGTCTCCGCCACCCGCACCCCGATCGGCAAGGCGCCGCGCGGCATGTTCAACAAGACCCGCCCGGACGACCTGCTGGTGCGCGTGCTGCAATCGGCGCTGGCGCAGGCGCCAGGCCTGGACCCGGCGCTGATCACCGACGCCATCATCGGCTGCTCGTTCCCGGAAGCGGAGCAGGGCTTCAACATCGCCCGTCAAGCGGTGCTGCTGGCCGGCCTGCCGAAGACCGTCGGCGGCGTCACCATCAACCGTTATTGCGCCTCGGGCATCACGGCGCTGGCCATGGCCGCCGACCGCATCCGCGTCGGTGAAGCCGACGCCATGATCGCCGGCGGCGTCGAATCGATGTCGATGGTGCCGATGATGGGCCACCACCCATCGATGAACCTGAACATGTTCACCGACGAAAACGTCGGCATGGCTTACGGCATGGGTCTGACCGCCGAGAAAGTGGCGACGCAGTGGAAAGTGTCGCGCGAAGCGCAGGACGCATTCGCCGTCGAATCGCACCGCCGCGCCATCGCCGCGCAGCAGGCCGGTTTCTTCAAGGACGAGACCACGCCGGTCGAAATCATCACCCGTACGCCGGACCTGAGCACCGGCGAGATCAAGGTCAAGACCCGCACCGTCGACACCGACGAAGGCGCCCGCGCCGACTCGACGATGGAATCGCTGGCCAAGCTGAAGCCCGTGTTTGCCGCCAAGGGTTCGGTCACCGCCGCCAACAGCTCACAGATGTCCGACGGCGCCGGCGCGCTGCTGGTCGTGTCGGAGAAATTCCTGCGCGAGCACAACCTGACGCCGCTGGCCAAGTTCTCGTCGTTCGCCGTCAAGGGCGTGCCGCCGGAAATCATGGGCATCGGTCCGAAGTTCGCGATTCCCGACGCCTGCAAGGCCGCCGGCATCACCCAGGACCAGCTGGACTGGATCGAGCTGAACGAAGCGTTCGCCGCGCAGGCGCTGGCCGTCATCGGCGACCTGGGCCTGGATCCGGCGAAAGTGAACCCGATGGGCGGCGCGATCGCCCTGGGCCACCCGCTGGGCGCGACCGGCGCGATTCGCGCCGCGACCGTGGTGCACGCGCTGCGCCGTAACAACCTGAAGTACGGCATGGTGACGATGTGCGTCGGCGCCGGCATGGGCGCGGCCGGTATCATCGAACGCGTATAA
- a CDS encoding enoyl-CoA hydratase produces MDILSSKENGVLTLEFNRPERKNAITAAMYQTMADAINAAEQDAAVRAILIVGKPEIFTAGNDLEDFMKTSPSTGALEDRSVYKFMMALTGTTKPVVAAVAGAAVGIGTTLLMHCDLVYAADTAKFSMPFAQLGLCPEFASSVLLTQIAGYPRAAEKLMLGEAFLAQEAMEMGLVSRVLPAAELLAFAQGQAAKLVALPASSIRATKQLMKASRNALVSETITAENRLFSAMLTAPEAKEAFTAFFQKRKPDFSQFA; encoded by the coding sequence ATGGATATTTTGAGCAGCAAGGAAAACGGCGTCCTGACCCTGGAATTCAACCGCCCGGAACGCAAGAACGCGATCACCGCCGCGATGTACCAGACCATGGCCGACGCCATCAACGCAGCGGAGCAGGACGCGGCCGTGCGCGCCATCCTGATCGTCGGCAAGCCGGAGATCTTCACTGCCGGCAATGACCTGGAAGACTTCATGAAAACGTCGCCGTCGACCGGCGCGCTCGAAGACCGTTCGGTGTACAAATTCATGATGGCATTGACCGGCACGACCAAGCCGGTGGTCGCCGCCGTGGCCGGCGCCGCCGTCGGCATCGGCACCACCTTGCTGATGCACTGCGACCTGGTCTACGCCGCCGACACGGCCAAGTTCTCGATGCCGTTCGCGCAGCTGGGGCTGTGCCCGGAGTTTGCCTCCAGCGTGCTGCTGACGCAAATCGCCGGCTATCCGCGCGCGGCCGAAAAGCTGATGCTGGGCGAAGCGTTCCTGGCGCAGGAGGCGATGGAAATGGGGCTGGTGTCGCGCGTGTTGCCGGCCGCCGAGTTGCTGGCGTTCGCGCAAGGGCAGGCGGCCAAGCTGGTAGCCTTGCCGGCCAGCTCGATCCGCGCCACCAAGCAACTCATGAAGGCCAGCCGCAACGCGCTCGTCAGCGAAACCATCACCGCCGAGAACAGGCTGTTCAGCGCGATGCTGACGGCGCCTGAGGCCAAGGAGGCGTTCACCGCGTTCTTCCAGAAGCGCAAGCCGGATTTCAGCCAGTTCGCTTGA
- a CDS encoding RES family NAD+ phosphorylase: MGALRLRKPDKSLSTNTDIAIVPLPVPELLRISGFETGEPYFGKSGANRFDAPGCACGAAEYSCCYLGLSFDVALAESLLHDAVPRRGKFGIAKSEIDRRWVHRFSAHLNLFDLTGHLLIKMGGHAALTGTSSYKISQTWAKAVFDNPLNVDGFIYVSRHLPNEQAVILFDRAASKLIPVGPAIPLAQAPELVRAITSFSISVT; the protein is encoded by the coding sequence TTGGGTGCCCTTCGTTTAAGAAAGCCTGACAAATCTCTTTCAACAAACACAGATATCGCAATAGTGCCATTGCCAGTACCGGAGTTGTTGAGGATTTCGGGCTTTGAAACCGGCGAACCTTACTTCGGTAAAAGCGGCGCGAACCGCTTCGATGCGCCAGGCTGCGCATGTGGCGCAGCCGAATATTCTTGTTGCTATCTCGGCCTTAGTTTTGACGTCGCACTTGCGGAATCGCTGCTCCATGACGCAGTACCAAGGAGAGGTAAATTCGGCATCGCTAAGTCAGAAATTGACAGACGCTGGGTGCATCGTTTTTCGGCACATTTGAACCTGTTCGATTTGACAGGTCACTTACTGATAAAAATGGGCGGGCATGCCGCGCTGACGGGCACCAGCAGCTACAAGATATCGCAAACGTGGGCGAAGGCTGTCTTCGACAACCCTCTCAACGTTGACGGCTTCATTTATGTGTCCCGCCATCTACCGAACGAACAAGCTGTGATCCTCTTTGACAGGGCGGCAAGCAAGCTGATCCCGGTTGGACCTGCAATACCGCTCGCTCAAGCACCGGAGCTGGTGCGGGCGATAACCAGCTTTAGTATCAGTGTGACCTGA
- a CDS encoding alkaline phosphatase D family protein — MTSSISRRSFLAQGGVLVGSSALGGPLLLGGCGGSTTPIAIGVSENERPKMPSGIQFGDIADNRAIIWSRSDRNAQMIVEYDTSDRFSNASRIVGPTASDATDFTTRVDLGGLPAGQTVFVRVRYVDPNNSKIESETISGQFRTTPAADATRAVRFHWSGDQCGQGWGINTEFGGMKIYEAMRLRDPDFFIHNGDTIYADGPILAQVTAENGKVWRNLVTEEVSKVAETLKEYRGRHAYNMMDANFRKFAAQVPQVWQWDDHEVTNNYSASKDLSADARYTEKSIATLTTRGRRAFLEYAPMRYYKQSEPQRIYRTISHGPLLDVFVVDMRSYRGPNSTNLQTAEDASSAFLGREQVEWLIAALKASTATWKVISADMPIGLNVGDGKNAQGEALWEALANGNDGLPLGRELEMARLLSSIKAVPNVVWITTDVHYCAAHYYDPAQAKFTNFSPFWEFVAGPMNAGTFGPGVLDKTFGPTAVFSKSPLIQNSSPFAGYQFFGEVNIDPQTKAMKVELFNLDGVSQFAQTLPAVGV; from the coding sequence ATGACTTCATCGATTTCGCGTCGCAGTTTCCTGGCCCAAGGTGGGGTATTGGTGGGCAGTTCGGCCTTGGGCGGCCCGCTGTTGCTTGGGGGCTGCGGCGGCAGCACCACCCCGATCGCCATCGGTGTCAGCGAGAACGAACGGCCCAAGATGCCCTCGGGAATACAGTTCGGCGACATTGCGGACAACCGCGCGATCATCTGGAGCCGGAGCGACCGTAACGCGCAGATGATTGTCGAATACGATACCAGCGACCGTTTCAGCAACGCCAGCCGCATCGTCGGCCCCACCGCCAGCGACGCCACCGATTTCACAACCCGTGTCGACTTGGGCGGCTTGCCCGCCGGCCAAACGGTATTCGTGCGCGTGCGCTACGTGGATCCCAACAATTCGAAAATCGAAAGCGAAACCATCTCGGGCCAATTCAGGACCACTCCTGCTGCCGATGCAACCCGGGCCGTGCGTTTTCACTGGAGCGGCGACCAGTGCGGCCAGGGCTGGGGCATCAATACCGAGTTTGGCGGCATGAAAATCTACGAAGCGATGCGTTTGCGCGACCCGGACTTTTTCATCCACAACGGCGACACGATTTATGCCGACGGCCCGATCCTGGCCCAGGTCACGGCGGAAAACGGCAAGGTCTGGCGTAATCTGGTCACGGAAGAAGTCAGCAAGGTCGCCGAAACGCTGAAGGAATACCGTGGCCGCCATGCCTACAATATGATGGATGCGAACTTCCGCAAGTTCGCCGCCCAGGTGCCGCAGGTCTGGCAATGGGACGATCACGAAGTGACCAATAACTATAGCGCTTCCAAGGATTTATCGGCCGACGCGCGCTACACCGAAAAAAGCATCGCGACCCTCACCACCCGTGGCAGACGCGCCTTCCTGGAATATGCGCCCATGCGCTATTACAAGCAAAGCGAACCGCAGCGCATTTATCGCACCATCTCGCACGGTCCGCTGCTGGACGTGTTCGTCGTGGACATGCGCAGCTACCGTGGTCCGAACAGCACCAACCTGCAAACCGCTGAAGACGCCAGTTCGGCGTTTTTGGGTCGTGAGCAGGTGGAATGGCTGATCGCCGCGTTGAAGGCCTCGACCGCGACCTGGAAAGTCATCTCCGCCGACATGCCCATCGGCCTGAACGTCGGCGACGGCAAGAATGCCCAGGGTGAGGCGTTGTGGGAAGCACTCGCCAACGGCAACGACGGGCTTCCCCTCGGCCGCGAACTCGAAATGGCTCGCCTGCTCAGTAGCATTAAGGCAGTGCCCAACGTGGTCTGGATCACCACTGACGTTCACTACTGCGCCGCCCACTACTACGATCCCGCCCAGGCCAAGTTCACGAATTTTTCCCCATTCTGGGAATTCGTCGCCGGCCCGATGAATGCCGGCACCTTCGGCCCGGGCGTGCTCGACAAGACCTTCGGCCCCACAGCCGTATTCTCGAAAAGCCCGCTGATTCAGAACTCCTCGCCGTTTGCCGGCTACCAGTTCTTTGGTGAAGTCAATATCGACCCGCAAACCAAGGCGATGAAGGTCGAGCTGTTCAACCTCGACGGCGTCTCGCAGTTTGCACAGACGCTGCCGGCGGTGGGTGTTTAA
- a CDS encoding transglutaminase family protein codes for MAIRVALHHKTSYKFDRLVTLSPHEVRLRPAPHARTPILSYSLSITPAQHFLNWQQDPYGNYIGRAVFPEATKELDFTVDLIADMTVINPFDFFLEDYAQHFPFAYPEALKLELGSYLHFEEDPEVVEWIAMARREILKKDLMTNDFLVAINQRLQGDIGYLVRMEPGVQTPAETLEKRSGSCRDSGWLLVQILRGMGLAARFVSGYLIQLKADQQALDGPSGTDVDFTDLHAWAEVYIPGAGWIGLDPTSGMLAGEGHIPLACTAIPSSAAPVSGFTDVAEVEFHHVMTVTRIHEDPRVTKPYADADWHKIDALGQQVDYDLQAMDVRLTQGGEPTFVSIDDMDGAEWNTLAHGNKKRELAGELMLRLKNHFAPGGMLHYGQGKWYPGEPLPRWALNIFWRTDGQPIWRNKALFSDEKKADGYGAEHAKRFTEALVSTLGLPSNSPIPAYEDVLVQARREENLPVNLDPLKADLKSSEERRRLARLLENGLGAVAGYVLPLKPEELTDDAKARLSIALPTTWRTSAWPLKREHLYLIEGESPLGLRLPLNALPWVQPEDEEPEFDRDPFEPRGPLAPAAKGDGVPSHAEVDAAARKSAAKKVDPAPAPREVIHTALCVEVRGGRLHVFMPPLKRIEDYLALVTAIETTAAHLNMKLWLEGYQPPRDPRVKLLSVTPDPGVIEVNVQPAASWKELVHNMTTLYEEARKTRLGTEKFMNDGRHTGTGGGNHATLGGATVADSPMLRRPDLLKSLITYWQNHPALSYLFSGTFIGPTSQAPRVDEARDDNLYELAIAFQQMDKVLPTLHEGDKPWMVDRLLRNLLVDLTGNTHRSEFSIDKLYSPDGPTGRLGLVEFRAFEMPPHERMSLLQMLLLRALVARFWRQPYQAKLVHWGTALHDRWMLPHFVAQDIRDVARDLRAAGYQFEEHWFDPFIEFRFPRFGTVVYEGVEMELRQAIEPWNVLGEEMTGGGTARYVDSSVERMQLLVRGLTDGRHVVACNGRMLPLHPTGVPGEYVAGVRFRAWSPWSALHPSIKIQAPLVFDLVDTWSGRAIGGCTYHVVHPGGRSEDSSPINANAAEARRFARFWAHGHTPGQMYVYKEALNPSLPMTLDLRWQPD; via the coding sequence ATGGCCATCCGCGTCGCCCTGCACCATAAAACCAGCTACAAATTCGACCGTTTGGTCACGCTTTCACCGCATGAAGTGCGCTTGCGCCCGGCGCCGCACGCGCGCACGCCTATCCTGTCGTATTCGCTGAGCATCACTCCGGCGCAGCACTTCCTCAACTGGCAGCAAGATCCGTATGGCAACTACATCGGCCGCGCCGTTTTCCCGGAAGCGACCAAGGAGCTCGATTTCACCGTCGACCTGATTGCCGACATGACGGTCATCAACCCGTTCGACTTCTTCCTCGAGGATTACGCCCAGCATTTCCCGTTCGCCTATCCGGAAGCGCTCAAGCTCGAACTGGGCTCGTATCTGCACTTTGAGGAAGATCCCGAGGTCGTCGAGTGGATCGCCATGGCGCGCCGCGAGATCCTCAAAAAAGACCTGATGACGAATGACTTCCTGGTCGCCATCAACCAGCGCCTGCAGGGCGACATCGGCTATCTGGTGCGGATGGAACCGGGCGTGCAAACCCCCGCCGAAACGCTGGAGAAGCGTTCCGGCTCGTGCCGCGACAGCGGCTGGCTGCTGGTGCAAATCCTGCGCGGCATGGGGCTGGCGGCGCGTTTCGTGTCGGGCTACCTGATTCAATTGAAGGCCGACCAGCAGGCGCTCGACGGCCCAAGCGGCACCGACGTCGACTTTACCGACCTGCACGCGTGGGCCGAGGTCTACATCCCCGGCGCCGGCTGGATCGGCCTCGATCCCACCTCCGGCATGCTGGCCGGCGAGGGCCACATCCCGCTGGCCTGCACCGCGATCCCGTCGTCGGCCGCGCCGGTCAGCGGCTTCACCGACGTCGCCGAGGTGGAATTCCACCACGTGATGACCGTGACGCGCATCCACGAAGACCCGCGCGTGACCAAACCCTATGCCGACGCCGATTGGCACAAGATCGACGCCCTCGGCCAGCAGGTCGACTACGACCTGCAAGCGATGGACGTGCGCCTGACCCAGGGCGGCGAGCCAACCTTCGTCTCGATCGACGACATGGACGGCGCAGAGTGGAACACCTTGGCGCACGGCAACAAGAAACGCGAACTGGCCGGCGAATTGATGCTGCGCCTGAAGAACCACTTCGCCCCCGGTGGCATGCTGCACTACGGCCAGGGCAAATGGTATCCGGGCGAACCGCTGCCGCGCTGGGCGCTCAACATCTTCTGGCGCACCGACGGCCAGCCGATCTGGCGCAACAAGGCGCTGTTCTCGGACGAGAAGAAGGCTGACGGCTACGGCGCAGAACACGCCAAGCGTTTCACCGAGGCGCTGGTCAGCACCCTCGGCCTGCCGTCCAACAGCCCGATCCCGGCCTACGAGGACGTGCTGGTGCAAGCCCGCCGCGAGGAGAACCTGCCGGTCAACCTCGATCCGCTCAAGGCAGACTTGAAGTCTTCGGAGGAGCGGCGCCGCCTTGCGCGCCTGCTGGAAAACGGCTTGGGCGCGGTGGCCGGCTACGTGCTGCCCCTAAAACCGGAAGAACTGACCGACGACGCCAAGGCGCGCCTGTCGATCGCCTTGCCGACCACCTGGCGCACGTCGGCCTGGCCGCTCAAGCGTGAGCACCTATACCTGATCGAGGGCGAATCGCCGCTCGGTCTGCGCCTTCCGCTCAACGCGCTGCCGTGGGTGCAGCCGGAGGACGAGGAGCCGGAATTCGACCGCGATCCATTCGAGCCGCGCGGCCCGCTGGCGCCGGCGGCGAAAGGCGACGGCGTGCCGTCCCACGCGGAAGTCGACGCGGCAGCCCGCAAATCGGCGGCCAAGAAGGTCGATCCCGCCCCGGCGCCGCGCGAGGTGATCCACACCGCGCTGTGCGTCGAAGTGCGCGGCGGCCGCCTGCATGTGTTCATGCCGCCGCTCAAACGCATCGAGGACTACCTGGCGCTGGTAACCGCGATCGAAACCACCGCCGCCCACCTGAACATGAAGCTGTGGCTCGAGGGCTACCAGCCGCCGCGCGACCCGCGTGTCAAGCTCCTGAGCGTGACCCCGGATCCCGGCGTCATCGAAGTCAACGTGCAGCCGGCGGCCAGCTGGAAAGAGCTGGTGCACAACATGACCACCTTGTATGAGGAGGCGCGCAAGACCCGCCTGGGCACCGAAAAATTCATGAACGACGGCCGCCACACCGGCACCGGCGGCGGCAACCACGCCACCCTGGGCGGCGCCACCGTCGCCGACAGCCCGATGCTGCGTCGTCCGGACTTGCTCAAAAGCCTGATCACCTACTGGCAAAACCACCCGGCGCTGTCGTATCTGTTCTCCGGCACCTTCATCGGCCCGACCAGCCAGGCGCCGCGCGTGGACGAGGCGCGCGACGACAATCTGTACGAGCTGGCGATCGCCTTCCAGCAAATGGACAAGGTGCTGCCGACCCTCCACGAGGGCGACAAACCCTGGATGGTCGACCGCCTGCTGCGCAATTTGCTGGTCGATTTGACCGGCAACACGCACCGCTCCGAGTTCTCGATCGATAAGCTGTATTCCCCCGACGGGCCGACGGGCCGTCTCGGTCTGGTAGAATTCCGTGCCTTCGAGATGCCGCCGCACGAGCGTATGAGCCTTTTGCAGATGCTGTTGCTGCGGGCTTTGGTCGCGCGTTTCTGGCGCCAGCCCTACCAGGCCAAGTTGGTCCACTGGGGCACGGCGCTGCACGACCGCTGGATGCTGCCGCACTTTGTGGCGCAGGATATCCGCGATGTTGCGCGCGATTTGCGCGCCGCCGGCTACCAGTTCGAGGAGCACTGGTTCGATCCGTTCATCGAATTCCGCTTCCCGCGCTTCGGCACCGTGGTGTACGAGGGCGTGGAGATGGAGCTGCGCCAGGCGATCGAGCCGTGGAATGTCCTGGGCGAGGAAATGACCGGCGGCGGCACCGCGCGCTATGTCGATTCGTCGGTCGAGCGCATGCAGTTGCTGGTGCGCGGCCTGACCGACGGGCGCCACGTGGTCGCCTGCAACGGCCGCATGCTGCCGCTGCATCCGACCGGCGTGCCGGGCGAATATGTGGCCGGCGTGCGCTTCCGCGCGTGGAGCCCGTGGTCGGCGCTGCACCCGAGCATCAAGATCCAGGCGCCGCTGGTGTTCGACCTGGTCGACACGTGGAGCGGGCGCGCCATCGGCGGCTGCACCTACCACGTGGTGCACCCGGGTGGACGCAGCGAGGACAGTTCGCCGATCAACGCCAACGCCGCCGAGGCGCGCCGCTTCGCCCGTTTCTGGGCGCATGGGCACACGCCGGGGCAGATGTATGTGTACAAGGAAGCACTGAATCCGAGCCTGCCGATGACGCTCGATTTGCGCTGGCAGCCCGATTGA